In the Arthrobacter zhaoxinii genome, one interval contains:
- a CDS encoding ammonium transporter, with translation MNGADTAWVLICAGLVLFMTPGLALFYGGMVPVRNVLTMMMQNIIPLGIISVTWVLVGYTLAFSNGGNSVVGEFDAFALLDLDTPQFHTVAAGVTIPTLAFVAYQMMFAVITPALLTGATAGRLRFGGWVFFLAAFSILVYPQVARWLWHPKGWLFQLGAQDWAGGMVVHASAGAAAVAVLLVVGRRRGWPNLRNSPNNLPLMLVGGGILWFGWFGFNAGDGLQANDIAAQALINTHVAGSAAMLSWLLVERITTGHCTLVGAVSGAVAGLATITPCAGYVGTGAALLIGLIAGCVCVLAVRLKSVLRYDDALDVIAVHFVGGVLGSFLLGFFADSTVNAASDDGIFSGGGGTLLWHQTVAIVSVVVFSFVLSWLCAVVISRTVGLKEPGSEQEDLDHVQQDSSAYSLSGIGARPTAAGRAAVDGGAGGADRHSAPSHLISAVVNTGRVDGLRDALLMAGARSLELSDTAVYSGKIRTDTFRSEKRLIDFDERFRVHAAVDSEHEEAVVAVLKRFGAEPESIYRVAITPY, from the coding sequence ATGAACGGGGCGGACACCGCGTGGGTATTGATCTGCGCCGGGCTGGTGCTGTTTATGACCCCGGGCCTGGCCCTCTTCTACGGCGGGATGGTTCCGGTCCGCAACGTCCTGACCATGATGATGCAGAACATCATCCCGCTCGGAATCATCTCGGTGACCTGGGTCCTGGTGGGGTACACCCTGGCCTTCAGCAACGGGGGCAACTCCGTAGTCGGTGAATTCGACGCTTTTGCGCTCCTGGATCTGGATACTCCGCAGTTCCACACCGTGGCGGCGGGCGTGACCATTCCAACGCTGGCCTTCGTGGCCTACCAGATGATGTTCGCCGTGATCACTCCCGCGCTGCTCACCGGTGCGACGGCCGGCAGGCTCCGGTTCGGCGGCTGGGTGTTTTTCCTTGCCGCGTTCTCCATCCTGGTATATCCGCAGGTGGCGCGCTGGCTCTGGCACCCCAAGGGATGGTTGTTCCAGCTCGGCGCCCAGGACTGGGCCGGGGGAATGGTGGTCCACGCCTCCGCCGGTGCCGCTGCCGTGGCGGTGCTGCTGGTGGTGGGCCGGCGGCGCGGCTGGCCCAACCTTCGGAACTCGCCCAATAACCTTCCGCTGATGCTGGTGGGCGGCGGCATTCTTTGGTTCGGATGGTTCGGATTCAATGCGGGTGACGGGCTGCAGGCCAATGACATTGCTGCACAGGCGCTGATCAACACCCACGTGGCAGGATCAGCCGCAATGCTCTCATGGCTGCTCGTGGAGCGGATCACCACAGGGCACTGCACCCTGGTGGGAGCAGTTTCCGGTGCAGTTGCGGGACTGGCCACCATCACGCCCTGCGCCGGCTATGTCGGCACCGGGGCGGCCCTGCTGATCGGACTGATCGCGGGGTGCGTGTGCGTGCTGGCGGTGCGGCTCAAGAGCGTCCTGCGTTACGACGACGCCCTGGACGTCATTGCCGTCCATTTCGTGGGCGGTGTGCTGGGGTCCTTCCTGCTGGGTTTCTTCGCGGACAGCACGGTGAACGCGGCCAGCGATGACGGTATCTTCTCCGGCGGCGGGGGAACGCTGCTGTGGCACCAGACCGTGGCCATTGTCAGCGTGGTGGTCTTCTCCTTCGTGCTCAGCTGGCTCTGTGCCGTCGTTATTTCCCGCACGGTGGGCCTGAAGGAACCCGGCTCCGAACAGGAGGACCTGGACCACGTCCAGCAGGACTCGTCCGCATATTCACTCAGCGGAATCGGTGCCCGGCCCACGGCAGCCGGCAGGGCGGCGGTGGACGGGGGCGCCGGTGGCGCGGACCGGCACTCCGCACCGAGCCACCTCATCAGCGCCGTGGTCAACACCGGGCGGGTTGACGGACTGCGGGACGCACTGCTGATGGCCGGCGCCCGCTCCCTGGAGCTCTCCGACACCGCTGTCTACTCCGGGAAGATCCGGACCGATACTTTCCGCAGCGAAAAGCGGCTGATCGATTTCGATGAGCGGTTCCGGGTGCATGCAGCGGTGGACTCGGAGCATGAGGAAGCGGTGGTCGCGGTCCTGAAACGGTTCGGGGCGGAGCCGGAATCCATCTACCGGGTGGCAATCACCCCGTACTGA
- a CDS encoding amidohydrolase, with protein MSPALLALTNARVVPVTGAPFHGTVLVEDGRIRELGPDVVVPGDAEVLDAGGQWLLPGLVDAHTHLGVHEEGEGWAGNDSNEMTDPVMAGVRALDAVNPFDTGFDDALAGGVTTANINPGSGNPIGGQAVALHTHGRYLEEMVLRAPSGLKSALGENPKRIYSDKKQTPSTRLGTAMVIRQAFMEAQNYLGKADPNMRDPHLEALAMVLRREIPWRQHAHRADDIGTALRLAEEFGYDLVLDHGTEAHLLADVLAERGVPVLIGPLFTTRSKVELRGRSMANPGKLAAAGVEISIITDHPVVPINFLIFQAALAVKEGLDRDEALRAVTINPARVLGLADRLGSLEPGKDADLVLWSGDPLDVMQRALKVWIGGREVYRYDLDAHEQIVAPR; from the coding sequence ATGTCCCCCGCGCTTCTTGCCCTCACCAACGCCCGCGTGGTTCCTGTCACGGGCGCCCCCTTCCACGGCACCGTCCTCGTCGAAGACGGACGGATCCGCGAGCTGGGTCCCGACGTCGTTGTGCCCGGGGACGCAGAGGTGCTCGACGCCGGCGGGCAGTGGCTGCTGCCCGGGCTCGTGGATGCGCATACCCACCTTGGCGTGCATGAAGAGGGCGAAGGCTGGGCCGGCAATGATTCCAACGAAATGACGGACCCCGTGATGGCCGGGGTCCGGGCGCTGGATGCCGTGAATCCCTTTGACACGGGGTTCGACGACGCCCTTGCCGGCGGAGTGACCACCGCGAACATCAATCCCGGATCCGGCAACCCGATCGGCGGCCAGGCAGTGGCCCTGCACACGCACGGGCGCTACCTGGAGGAAATGGTGCTGCGTGCGCCCAGCGGGCTGAAGTCCGCGCTGGGCGAGAACCCGAAGCGGATCTACAGCGACAAGAAGCAGACCCCGTCCACCCGGCTGGGCACGGCGATGGTTATCCGGCAGGCGTTTATGGAGGCGCAGAACTATCTGGGCAAGGCCGACCCGAACATGCGCGACCCTCATCTGGAGGCTCTGGCCATGGTGCTGCGCCGGGAAATCCCGTGGCGCCAGCACGCCCACCGCGCTGATGACATCGGCACTGCGCTGCGCCTCGCCGAGGAGTTCGGCTATGACCTGGTGCTCGACCACGGGACCGAGGCCCACCTGTTGGCCGATGTACTGGCCGAACGGGGCGTGCCGGTTTTGATCGGCCCGCTGTTCACTACCCGCTCGAAGGTGGAGCTGCGGGGCCGCAGCATGGCCAATCCGGGGAAGCTGGCGGCAGCGGGAGTGGAAATCTCCATCATCACCGACCATCCCGTGGTACCCATCAACTTCCTGATCTTCCAGGCCGCACTGGCCGTGAAGGAGGGTCTGGACCGCGACGAGGCTCTGCGTGCGGTGACCATCAATCCCGCTCGGGTTCTGGGCCTTGCGGACCGGCTCGGCTCGCTGGAACCGGGCAAGGATGCGGATCTGGTCCTGTGGAGCGGCGATCCGCTGGACGTGATGCAGCGGGCGCTGAAGGTGTGGATCGGCGGCCGCGAGGTCTACCGCTACGACCTTGACGCCCACGAACAGATTGTGGCGCCGCGCTGA
- a CDS encoding cystathionine beta-synthase, which produces MKYANTVLDLIGNTPLVKLHHVTEGIRATVLVKLEYLNPGGSVKDRIAVKMIETAEREGKLLPGGTVVEPTSGNTGVGLALVAQQKGYKCIFVTPDKVGVEKRDVLRAYGAEVVVTPTAVAPDSPDSYYGVSDRLVREIDGAYKPDQFSNPSAPASHYESTGPEIWADTDGRVTHFVAGAGTGGTITGTGRYLKEVSADRDSGPVRVIAADPDGSVYSGGTGRPYFVEGVGEDMWPDNYDASVPDDVIAVKDADSFAMTRRLAREEGLLVGGSSGMAVTAALEAARSLGPDDVVVVLLPDSGRGYMGKIFNDDWMRSYGFLQDGGEQASVRDVLATKDGSLPALVHTHPNETVRDVIAILNEYGVSCLPVLSQEPPVMLGEVLGSVDERSLTEKLFRGEAKPTDRISEHMGPRPALVGTGDTVASAREKLTDDDAVMVTSDGTAVGMLTRHDLLSYLSL; this is translated from the coding sequence ATGAAGTATGCCAATACTGTCCTGGACCTGATCGGCAACACTCCCTTGGTGAAGCTCCACCACGTCACCGAGGGCATCCGTGCCACCGTTCTGGTGAAACTGGAATACCTGAACCCGGGCGGATCAGTGAAGGACCGCATCGCCGTGAAGATGATTGAAACGGCGGAGCGTGAGGGCAAACTGCTGCCCGGCGGCACGGTGGTCGAGCCCACCAGCGGCAACACCGGCGTCGGTCTGGCGCTGGTTGCCCAGCAGAAGGGCTATAAGTGCATCTTCGTTACCCCGGACAAGGTAGGGGTGGAGAAGCGGGATGTCCTGCGGGCCTACGGTGCCGAGGTAGTGGTGACGCCGACGGCGGTTGCCCCTGACAGCCCGGACTCCTACTACGGAGTCTCCGACCGGCTGGTGCGCGAGATCGACGGGGCCTACAAGCCGGACCAGTTCTCCAACCCATCCGCACCCGCCAGCCACTATGAATCCACCGGACCGGAAATCTGGGCCGACACCGACGGGCGGGTCACCCACTTCGTGGCCGGTGCCGGTACGGGCGGAACCATCACCGGCACCGGACGCTACCTGAAGGAAGTCTCCGCCGACCGGGACTCCGGTCCGGTGCGCGTCATCGCCGCCGATCCCGACGGGTCCGTGTACTCGGGCGGCACGGGACGCCCCTACTTCGTGGAGGGCGTGGGGGAGGACATGTGGCCGGACAACTATGACGCATCCGTGCCGGATGACGTGATTGCGGTCAAGGACGCCGATTCCTTCGCCATGACCCGCCGCCTGGCGCGGGAGGAAGGCCTGCTGGTAGGCGGTTCCTCGGGCATGGCGGTGACGGCGGCACTGGAAGCTGCGCGCTCGCTGGGGCCCGACGACGTCGTCGTGGTCCTGCTCCCGGACAGCGGCCGTGGCTACATGGGGAAGATCTTCAATGACGACTGGATGCGTTCCTACGGTTTCCTGCAGGACGGCGGGGAACAGGCCTCCGTCCGCGACGTACTGGCGACCAAGGACGGTTCGCTGCCGGCGCTGGTCCACACCCACCCGAACGAAACGGTGCGGGACGTCATTGCCATCCTCAACGAATACGGCGTCTCCTGCCTGCCCGTGCTCTCGCAGGAACCTCCGGTGATGCTGGGTGAAGTCCTCGGGTCCGTGGATGAGCGCTCGCTGACGGAGAAGCTGTTCCGGGGCGAGGCCAAGCCCACCGACCGGATCAGCGAGCATATGGGGCCGCGTCCGGCGCTCGTGGGGACGGGGGACACTGTAGCTTCCGCCCGGGAGAAACTGACGGACGACGACGCCGTGATGGTTACGTCCGATGGCACGGCCGTTGGCATGCTGACCCGGCACGACCTACTTTCGTACTTGAGCCTCTAA
- a CDS encoding DNA-3-methyladenine glycosylase family protein gives MRYWDSPAPYCLQTSLRILVRGKQDPTIRLGPGIAWLTFLTPEGPATLNLREEPVPAPGARVRASAWGPGAECALASVPALLGEQDDWSEFDDDAFLATLPRMVTETRRRNLSLRLPSTGRIMDTLIPVVLEQKVTVLEAYYAWRYLVTRYGVDAPGPAPAGMKAAPAPETWRRIPSWDWHQARVDHSRSTTILRACSQASALQRLADAPLGEDLTAKLCSVPGIGVWSAAEITQRTHGAPDSVSVGDYHLAAYVGAALTGRRTDDAGMLKLLEPWQGHRQRVVRMIMLSGYRKPTYGPKLAPMDHRRR, from the coding sequence GTGCGTTACTGGGACTCACCCGCCCCCTACTGTCTGCAGACCTCGCTGCGCATCCTGGTCCGGGGAAAGCAGGACCCGACCATCCGGCTCGGACCGGGCATTGCCTGGCTGACCTTCCTCACCCCGGAAGGCCCGGCCACCCTGAACCTGCGCGAGGAACCCGTACCCGCCCCCGGTGCCCGGGTCCGTGCCTCCGCGTGGGGACCGGGTGCCGAGTGTGCCCTGGCGTCGGTGCCCGCGCTGCTCGGTGAACAGGACGACTGGTCGGAGTTCGACGACGACGCGTTCCTCGCGACGCTGCCCCGGATGGTCACGGAGACCCGACGGCGGAACCTCTCCCTGCGGCTGCCAAGCACCGGCCGGATCATGGACACCCTGATCCCGGTGGTGCTGGAGCAGAAGGTGACCGTCCTGGAGGCCTACTACGCCTGGCGGTACCTCGTGACGCGATACGGCGTTGATGCCCCCGGCCCGGCGCCGGCAGGCATGAAGGCCGCGCCGGCACCGGAAACCTGGCGGCGGATCCCCAGCTGGGACTGGCACCAGGCACGGGTGGACCATTCCCGGTCCACCACCATCCTGCGGGCCTGTTCGCAGGCGTCGGCACTCCAGCGGCTGGCGGACGCTCCCCTCGGCGAGGACCTGACCGCCAAGCTGTGTTCGGTTCCGGGGATCGGAGTGTGGAGTGCAGCAGAAATCACGCAGCGGACGCACGGGGCTCCTGATTCCGTGTCCGTGGGCGATTACCATCTGGCCGCGTATGTGGGCGCTGCCCTGACCGGACGGCGCACCGACGACGCCGGCATGCTGAAGCTGCTCGAACCCTGGCAGGGACACCGGCAGCGGGTGGTGCGGATGATTATGCTCAGCGGCTACCGCAAACCCACCTACGGACCCAAGCTCGCGCCGATGGACCATCGGCGGCGCTGA
- a CDS encoding HNH endonuclease signature motif containing protein, whose protein sequence is MDQLGNTERTAEEQGSEDQQSAGQTGEADASRKPCTLSVYRAELTVEPVGTANAAEGKSVAAPADPGAATAHENDAEAGTQPADNPVPEGGSAPSGASASNPDSAAATAAASEGDSPTEGYPDGFTGTLALQNLESFDEQAVGEALSRMAHAMSWVQAQEARLINRMKDIFQDSFHVASGRLEPGMAFSLAASECAAILNLPQVTAQRLMFEAGMLCGTHAATLAGLEEGRLSYQHAQVVLDQCQNIPDAVLPEFEADLLKAAEGKTRAQFACKARRLRETKFPDTITKRHLTAFELRKVTLDREEDGMSCLSAHLRAEEAQQIYTTLSTAARGEQAAGDSRNTDQLRADILAQLLMGGLGSTRAGAVGSDEVHKGTSRAGRVTGPAPARPGGAGGGAAGTASAGRTGCDETGIIPRAEIMVLINAETLFGADDQPAELHGYGPISAEAARRLARNATGWTGLAQDPQTGEILGVGRRRKVPAGLRRWLRARDGTCRFPGCRVSTANTDVDHTVDWAQGGPTDHGNLEHLCRRHHRFKTMGYWTASQPTPGVIEWTSPTGRVYRTEPFLELGPPDRSPNGGRDQRWEHCGDPNQEDSQQQDSGQTEPESVPPF, encoded by the coding sequence ATGGATCAGCTCGGGAACACCGAACGGACAGCCGAAGAGCAGGGCAGTGAAGACCAGCAGTCGGCAGGGCAGACTGGTGAAGCGGATGCGTCCCGTAAGCCGTGCACACTGTCGGTGTATCGGGCTGAACTGACTGTCGAACCTGTCGGGACTGCTAATGCGGCCGAGGGCAAATCCGTCGCCGCACCAGCTGATCCCGGAGCTGCCACAGCTCATGAGAACGACGCGGAAGCCGGCACCCAGCCAGCCGACAATCCCGTTCCCGAGGGAGGGTCTGCCCCTTCCGGAGCTTCAGCCTCTAACCCCGATTCCGCGGCCGCCACAGCCGCCGCTTCCGAGGGCGATAGTCCTACCGAAGGGTACCCGGACGGGTTTACCGGAACACTGGCCCTGCAGAACCTCGAATCCTTTGACGAGCAAGCGGTCGGCGAAGCTCTGTCCCGGATGGCGCATGCGATGTCCTGGGTGCAGGCGCAGGAGGCCCGCTTGATCAACCGGATGAAGGATATTTTCCAGGACAGCTTTCACGTCGCGTCGGGGCGGCTTGAACCGGGGATGGCGTTCAGTCTTGCGGCGTCTGAATGCGCCGCCATCCTGAACCTTCCGCAGGTCACGGCCCAACGCCTGATGTTTGAGGCCGGCATGCTGTGCGGGACCCATGCCGCGACCCTGGCCGGTCTGGAAGAAGGTCGGCTGTCCTACCAGCATGCGCAGGTCGTGCTGGATCAGTGCCAGAACATACCCGATGCGGTGCTTCCGGAATTCGAGGCGGACCTGCTGAAGGCTGCGGAGGGGAAGACCCGGGCCCAGTTTGCCTGCAAGGCCCGCCGGCTGCGCGAAACCAAGTTTCCGGACACGATCACCAAACGGCATCTGACGGCGTTCGAGCTGCGCAAGGTCACTCTGGACCGGGAAGAAGACGGCATGTCCTGCCTGTCCGCCCACCTTCGGGCCGAGGAAGCCCAGCAGATCTACACCACCTTGAGTACCGCCGCCCGTGGTGAGCAGGCAGCCGGGGATTCCCGGAACACGGATCAGCTGCGTGCGGACATCCTGGCCCAGCTGCTGATGGGCGGCCTCGGCTCGACGCGGGCAGGTGCAGTTGGCAGCGACGAGGTCCATAAAGGGACCAGCCGGGCGGGGCGCGTTACCGGCCCAGCCCCAGCGCGGCCCGGCGGAGCGGGCGGTGGGGCAGCCGGGACGGCAAGCGCCGGCAGGACCGGCTGCGATGAAACAGGAATCATTCCGCGGGCGGAAATCATGGTCCTTATCAATGCTGAAACCCTCTTCGGAGCCGATGACCAGCCCGCCGAACTGCACGGTTACGGTCCCATCAGTGCCGAAGCTGCCCGCAGGCTGGCCCGGAACGCCACCGGCTGGACCGGCCTGGCGCAGGATCCGCAGACGGGAGAGATCCTCGGAGTAGGACGGCGCAGAAAGGTTCCGGCCGGGCTCCGCCGCTGGCTCCGGGCACGCGACGGAACCTGCAGGTTCCCCGGCTGCCGGGTCAGCACCGCGAACACGGACGTCGACCACACCGTCGATTGGGCGCAGGGTGGCCCAACGGACCACGGGAACCTGGAGCACCTTTGCCGACGGCACCACCGGTTCAAGACCATGGGCTACTGGACGGCCTCCCAACCGACCCCCGGAGTGATCGAGTGGACCTCACCGACCGGACGCGTCTACCGGACCGAACCGTTTCTGGAACTCGGACCACCGGATAGGTCACCGAATGGAGGCCGCGATCAACGCTGGGAACATTGCGGGGACCCCAACCAAGAGGATTCACAGCAACAGGATTCAGGGCAGACCGAACCGGAATCGGTGCCGCCGTTCTGA
- a CDS encoding cystathionine gamma-synthase, with product MTSFSTRAIHAGQAPDPTTGAVIPPLYQSTTYAQDGVGGLRNGYEYGRGTNPTRDSLQEQLAALEGGKHAFSFSSGLAAEDALIRGLLAPGDHIVLGNDAYGGTYRLINKVLGKWGITNTAVDMSDAAALAAAIAAGNTKIVWLETPSNPMMKISDIAAAAQAAHDAGALLVVDNTFASPYLQQPLALGADVVVHSTTKYIGGHSDAVGGAVILNDDAMAEEIGFIQFAVGAVSAPMEAWLTTRGLKTLAVRMDRHSASAMAVARWLKEQPAVEHVLYPGLEEHPGHDLAKAQMKDFGGMVSVSFKGGEAAARKVAEATRLFLLAESLGGVESLMNYPSEMTHASVKGTELAVPENLLRLSVGLEDVEDLIADLDQAFRQL from the coding sequence ATGACGAGCTTCAGCACCCGCGCCATCCATGCGGGCCAGGCACCGGATCCCACCACCGGAGCGGTCATTCCGCCTCTGTACCAGAGCACCACCTATGCCCAGGACGGCGTCGGCGGGCTGCGCAACGGCTATGAGTACGGCCGCGGTACCAACCCCACCCGGGATTCGCTGCAGGAACAGCTCGCCGCACTGGAAGGCGGAAAGCATGCCTTCTCCTTCAGCTCCGGCCTGGCAGCGGAGGACGCCCTGATCCGGGGGCTGCTGGCTCCCGGGGACCACATCGTGCTGGGCAACGATGCCTACGGCGGAACCTACCGGCTGATCAACAAGGTGCTGGGCAAGTGGGGGATCACCAATACGGCGGTGGACATGTCCGACGCCGCGGCTCTCGCGGCTGCCATTGCGGCCGGGAACACGAAGATCGTCTGGCTGGAAACGCCGTCGAACCCGATGATGAAAATCAGCGACATTGCCGCAGCGGCGCAGGCGGCACACGACGCCGGGGCTCTCCTGGTGGTCGACAACACCTTTGCCTCGCCGTACCTTCAGCAGCCGCTGGCCCTGGGTGCCGACGTCGTGGTGCATTCGACCACCAAGTACATTGGCGGGCATTCCGACGCCGTGGGCGGCGCCGTGATCCTGAACGACGACGCCATGGCGGAGGAGATCGGGTTCATCCAGTTTGCTGTCGGTGCGGTGTCCGCGCCGATGGAAGCCTGGCTGACCACCCGCGGGCTGAAGACCCTTGCGGTGCGGATGGACCGGCACTCCGCCAGTGCCATGGCGGTGGCGCGGTGGCTCAAGGAGCAGCCTGCCGTGGAGCACGTGCTGTATCCGGGGCTGGAAGAGCATCCGGGACATGACCTGGCCAAGGCCCAGATGAAGGACTTCGGCGGCATGGTGTCGGTGTCTTTCAAGGGCGGCGAGGCTGCGGCACGGAAGGTGGCTGAAGCCACCCGGCTGTTCCTGCTGGCCGAGTCCCTGGGCGGGGTGGAATCCCTGATGAACTACCCCTCGGAAATGACCCATGCATCGGTCAAGGGCACCGAGCTGGCCGTACCGGAAAACCTGCTTCGGCTGTCAGTGGGTCTGGAGGACGTCGAGGACCTGATCGCGGATCTGGATCAGGCGTTCCGGCAGCTCTAG
- a CDS encoding putative quinol monooxygenase — MTEETNTPINLRATMVPNPGEHMRVKLALDIAIEQVRTEPGCLRYEIIEDSEAAIVLAEQWASREDLERHARGAALQDLQESLSALLAEPLKVEQV; from the coding sequence ATGACTGAAGAAACCAACACCCCCATCAATCTCCGCGCCACCATGGTCCCGAACCCCGGCGAACACATGCGGGTGAAGCTGGCCCTGGACATCGCCATCGAGCAGGTACGGACGGAACCGGGCTGCCTGCGCTACGAAATCATTGAAGACTCGGAGGCAGCCATTGTGCTGGCGGAACAGTGGGCCTCCCGCGAGGACCTGGAGCGCCACGCCCGCGGTGCCGCCCTCCAGGACCTGCAGGAATCCCTCAGCGCCCTGCTGGCCGAACCGCTGAAGGTGGAACAGGTCTAA
- a CDS encoding AMP-binding protein, translating to MLSYAASPSQSPLLEETIGDNFESTARRFPNAPALIDVPTNRSWTYAELDRQVSDVAAGLLLRGIQAGDRVGIWSPNCAEWTIAQYATAKAGAILVNVNPAYRQAELDFVVKQSGMRMLLTAPSDQRNDYEAMARTALETGDSLDTLVFLSGDGAGSFAALEAEGRDSGGPGAAALAERMAGLQPGDPINIQYTSGTTGFPKGATLTHSNILNNGYFIGELLGYTEADRVVLPVPFYHCFGMVIGNLAALSHGAATIIPSRTFDAGRALAAVETHRGTSLYGVPTMFIAELGLPDFDRYDLSSLRTGVMAGSPCPEEIMKRVIGEMNMAEVAICYGMTETSPVSTMTRRGDSLARRTRTVGRTMPHMETQVVDPGSGKQVPCGEIGELCTRGYSVMAGYWNQPEATALAVDSEGWMHTGDLARMDEEGYVSVEGRIKDMVIRGGENIYPREIEEFLYTHPSIQDVQVIGVPDERYGEELMACIIPVPGAPEPDAAAIAEFCRDRLAHYKIPRYVQIRASFPMTVSGKIRKVAMREEATIGLAGTGTPAVS from the coding sequence TTGCTTTCATACGCCGCTTCCCCGTCGCAGAGTCCCCTGCTGGAGGAAACCATCGGGGATAACTTCGAGTCGACCGCCCGCCGTTTTCCGAACGCTCCCGCGCTGATCGATGTCCCCACCAACCGGTCCTGGACCTACGCCGAACTGGACCGGCAGGTCAGCGACGTCGCAGCCGGTCTGCTTCTGCGCGGCATCCAGGCCGGGGACCGGGTAGGCATCTGGTCACCGAACTGTGCGGAATGGACCATTGCCCAGTACGCCACTGCGAAGGCCGGTGCCATTCTGGTGAACGTGAATCCGGCCTACCGGCAGGCTGAACTGGACTTCGTGGTGAAGCAGAGCGGAATGCGGATGCTGCTCACTGCTCCGAGCGACCAGCGCAACGACTATGAGGCCATGGCGCGGACCGCCCTCGAGACCGGGGACAGCCTGGACACGCTGGTGTTCCTGTCCGGGGACGGCGCCGGCAGCTTCGCGGCACTGGAGGCAGAGGGAAGGGACTCCGGCGGGCCGGGGGCTGCGGCATTGGCGGAACGGATGGCGGGGCTGCAGCCCGGGGATCCCATCAATATCCAGTACACCTCCGGAACCACGGGCTTCCCGAAGGGTGCAACGCTGACCCATTCGAACATCCTGAACAACGGATACTTCATCGGCGAACTGCTGGGCTACACCGAGGCAGACCGGGTGGTGCTTCCGGTGCCCTTCTATCACTGCTTCGGAATGGTCATAGGCAACCTTGCTGCCCTTTCCCACGGTGCCGCGACAATCATTCCGTCCCGCACCTTCGACGCCGGCCGGGCGCTCGCCGCCGTCGAAACACACCGCGGCACCTCCCTGTACGGAGTGCCGACCATGTTCATCGCCGAACTGGGGCTGCCGGACTTCGACCGGTACGACCTTTCCTCGCTGCGGACCGGCGTTATGGCTGGCTCACCCTGTCCGGAGGAAATCATGAAACGGGTCATCGGCGAGATGAATATGGCCGAGGTGGCTATTTGCTACGGCATGACCGAAACGTCTCCGGTTTCCACCATGACCCGCCGCGGCGACTCCCTGGCCCGCCGCACCCGCACCGTGGGACGGACCATGCCGCACATGGAAACCCAGGTGGTGGATCCCGGATCCGGGAAGCAGGTGCCCTGCGGTGAAATCGGCGAGCTGTGCACCCGTGGCTACAGCGTGATGGCGGGCTACTGGAACCAGCCGGAGGCCACCGCGCTGGCCGTCGACTCCGAGGGCTGGATGCATACCGGGGATTTGGCCCGGATGGACGAAGAGGGTTACGTCAGCGTGGAGGGACGCATCAAGGACATGGTTATCCGCGGCGGGGAGAACATCTATCCGCGGGAAATCGAGGAGTTCCTCTACACGCACCCCTCAATCCAGGACGTCCAGGTCATCGGCGTTCCGGACGAGCGCTACGGAGAGGAACTCATGGCGTGCATCATCCCGGTTCCCGGCGCACCGGAACCGGATGCGGCGGCCATTGCGGAGTTCTGCCGTGACCGGCTGGCCCACTACAAGATTCCCCGGTATGTCCAGATCCGGGCCAGCTTCCCCATGACGGTCTCCGGCAAGATCCGCAAAGTGGCCATGCGCGAGGAAGCGACCATCGGGCTGGCGGGCACCGGCACCCCTGCGGTCTCCTAG